The genomic stretch AAGCGCCAGAAGAACGATGCGGCAGACGCCGAGGCCATCTGTAACGAGATATGCGCGAAAGTTGGTGATGCCCTGAGGGGCGACATATCATGGCGGTGTCGAAGCGCCGTCAATTCTCAACCGAGAAAGGGATATGCCACATGCAAGAGAATACCATCACCCAGCTATCTGATCCATCCGGGATTTCGCCGGACCCGCTGACCGACCTCATCCGGGACGGCGCGCGCAAGCTGATCGAGCAGGCGATTGAGGCGGAACTGTCCACGCTGCTTGGCGCCTTTGCCGATCACAAGCTTGAGGATGGTCGCGCAAGACTGGTTCGTCATGGGCACCTGCCCGAGCGTGAGATTTTGACCGGTGTCGGGCCTGTTGCCGTGACGGTGCCGCGTGTGCGGGACCGCAAGCCGGGCACGGACAAGATCGCGTTCACGCCCAGCATCCTGCCGCGGTATCTGCGCAAGGCAAAGTCGGTCGAAGAGCTGCTGCCCTGGCTTTACCTGAAGGGCGTGTCCACCGGCGATTTCAGTGAGGCGCTTGCCGCCCTGCTGGGGCCACACGCCAAGGGCCTCTCGGCCACTACGATCACGCGGCTGAAAGCGGACTGGTGGTCCGAGTACGAGGCCTGGGAAAAGCGTGACCTCGGCACCCGGCGGTTTCTCTACATCTGGGCCGACGGCGTCTATTTCAAGCCGCGAAGGGCCGAGGAAAAACAATGCGTTTTGGTGATCGTGGGTGCGGATGAATACGGCCGCAAGGAGCTGCTGGCCATGACCGACGGCTTCCGCGAAAGCACTCAGAGTTGGCGCGAGGTTCTGCTCGATCTCAAACGCCGCGGACTGAAGCAGGATCCCAAGCTCGCCATAGGCGACGGCGCCCTGGGGTTCTGGGCGGCACTGCGCGAGGTCTTCCCCTCGACACAGGAGCAGCGGTGCTGGCTCCACAAAACCATGAACGTGCTCAACGCGCTGCCGAAATCGGTGCAAGCCAAGGCCAAGGCGCACCTGCACGACATCTGGCAGGCCGAAACCCGAGCCGCGGCGTCGGCCGCCTTCGACTTCTTCGTCGATGCCTACGGCGTGAAATGGGACAAGGCAGTCGCCAAGTTGGTCAAGGATCGGGATGCACTACTGACCTTCTACGACTACCCGGCCGAACACTGGAAACACATCCGGACGTCAAATCCGATCGAGAGCACGTTCGCCACCGTCAGACACAGGACGAAACGCACCAAGGGCTGCCTCAGCCGCAAGACTGGGCTCGCCATGGCTTTCCGGCTGATGATGTCTGCTCAGACGAAATGGCGAAAACTCGACGGGCGGAATCGCCTCCCGGAGGTCATCAGCGGGGTTGAGTTCCGCGACGGCGTCCGCCAACTTCAAAACGCCGCCTGATCACGCGTCACCA from Antarctobacter heliothermus encodes the following:
- a CDS encoding IS256 family transposase, with the translated sequence MQENTITQLSDPSGISPDPLTDLIRDGARKLIEQAIEAELSTLLGAFADHKLEDGRARLVRHGHLPEREILTGVGPVAVTVPRVRDRKPGTDKIAFTPSILPRYLRKAKSVEELLPWLYLKGVSTGDFSEALAALLGPHAKGLSATTITRLKADWWSEYEAWEKRDLGTRRFLYIWADGVYFKPRRAEEKQCVLVIVGADEYGRKELLAMTDGFRESTQSWREVLLDLKRRGLKQDPKLAIGDGALGFWAALREVFPSTQEQRCWLHKTMNVLNALPKSVQAKAKAHLHDIWQAETRAAASAAFDFFVDAYGVKWDKAVAKLVKDRDALLTFYDYPAEHWKHIRTSNPIESTFATVRHRTKRTKGCLSRKTGLAMAFRLMMSAQTKWRKLDGRNRLPEVISGVEFRDGVRQLQNAA